One genomic segment of Brevibacillus laterosporus LMG 15441 includes these proteins:
- a CDS encoding ferredoxin, which produces MTTWVDKDTCIACGACGATAPDVFDYDDEGLAFNTIDDNTNTAEIPEILHDDVRDAADGCPTDSIKIDG; this is translated from the coding sequence ATGACTACATGGGTAGATAAAGATACCTGTATTGCGTGTGGGGCCTGTGGCGCCACAGCTCCTGATGTATTTGATTACGACGATGAAGGTTTGGCGTTCAACACGATTGACGACAATACAAACACTGCTGAGATCCCTGAGATCCTGCACGATGATGTTCGTGACGCAGCAGACGGTTGCCCAACTGACTCTATTAAAATCGACGGATAA